The window GTCACAGATGGAGTCTGGCGAGCTAAATGCTTCCTTCACCCCAGTTTGAATCATCTGGTGCACAGCAACAGCCTAAAGACCGGGTCTGAAATCAGCATCACGCAGTGCTCCTTTGTTTACAACGAAAGGAGGCTGGGACATGGCTACATCTGCATTGAACAGCTCAGATGTGCTGCAAAAAGATCTGCTGTGCTGGCTCGTGTAAACACTGTCAGTTCACTGCCCATTCTGGTCAAGCAGGGAATGGAGAGGAGCGTGGTCTTGCAAAGTGATGTCCCCCTTCAGGTGAGCCGCAAACATTACCTGTCACTTTGGAACAACGACGACCCAGAGGGCGACATCTGGATATCAGGATCCCCTTCAGCTGATACTGTGCTGGACGGTGAGATACTGCTATCTCAACCCCTCCCTCACTCTCACATTGTGTTGTTTATATCATTATTCTGTCACCTATAATTTATAACACTGCAGTGAACTTTGCTATTTGCAGCCACTTAATTGCCTCATAAATAAGGAGGCAATTAAGTGGCTTAAAGGCAGGATGTGGTGTATGACCATGACCAAAAATAATGTCCTCTATTGATTGATAGGTTGGTTTTGATTTATCTCTTAGAcctcagaaaaaataaaagattataAATGACCATCACAGGAAAAGGCTTAACATGGGGAAATAACCTAAGGTATTAGATTTTGGAGTtgagctcaggaggtagagcaggtcatctactaatcggaTGCTTGATGATGCAGTCCCATTGAGATCAAAGATCTCTTTTAAACGGGAGACTTGACCAACAGGGCAGCAACACAGATACTTAAAAACAGATGTAGATTGcattaacaaaattaaaatgtactcaCGTAAAACACTTGCACACAGACAAAGTAAACATAcagaaacatatatatatatttctataaAATTATAGTAAACAAAAGTTTTAGTTACTATTACTTTAGTAAAATTAACGACAATGGGTTTTCTGTAATGTCTTGATTCCAACAGTGTCCAAGGTTACACTTCTTTCTAGCCTGGACTCATCCTTCAAAAACACGTGGAagcccctccctctcctggtGAAAATCATACACAAATCCAGGTTAAGGTATTATGGAAAGTTTGGCCTCAAGATTGATTACCCATACCAGGTGTGATGTGAACAAGATCTCAGTTTTTTGTAATATACGTTCATGTTGTGACAGAGCAtagtttaaatgttttcaaCTCATATGTCATCATATTTCAGGCATACTTTGAAGTTGCTGACCAGAGTGGCACAATGTCCCTTGTGCTTTGGAATGAACTTTGTCCCGAGTTTTACCAGCGACTGAATGTTGGCACAGTGTTGTACCTTCAAAATTACACTCTGAAACAGAGTTATTCAAACCGGTCACGCCCCCAAATGGACCACCATAGAATGAAGACCTTTAACTCTGTCGGTATGTACGTAACTACTGATGATAAtcagtaatttttaaaaatatagtaGCACTGTTTTCTGTGAAAAAAATCACCATATATTATCAATACACTATCTTAGAATCTGTATTTTCATATATAATTGATAAATTTTCTGttgggttaggggttagggtttgTTTTGGTATTTATTCACCATTTAGTGTTTACATGGTTTTTGTAAAGACCTGTAAACTGTCgtctgcatgtgtttttttccaaGAAATCTGCCTGAACCCTCGCAACCCAGCTTCAGTCATCACCGTGGTCTCACCAAAGAGCATACTTCCTCAGTGGGGACTGCCTGACATTTCCTACCAGTTCACTGCTCGGTAATGAATTAGAACCGTATTAGTTAGTCTACTGCCTTACATGTATCTCTCTGTTATCTGCACATAAGGCATGGATTCAGTGCTGCAAGTATTGGTTTATGCATTACTGCAAACTACCACATCATTTCTAACTTACAAACATCAATATATTTTGAACATTCCAGTCTAGAGTTTGCTTGATGAAGTCAAGTGTAGAAACATTgcaaataaatcagttattaCAGTGTTTGGGAAATTAGATTTATTACAGTGTGTTTAGACGGCGTGCAGGACTCTATTTGCTGTTTGTCCCACGTGTTTGTGTTTCTACAAAATGAAGACGTTGTTTTGAGTTTCGCCTAAACAGCTGCTGCATGATGTTTTTGATGCTCACAGGTCAGAGTTGGAGAAGCTGGCCAACAATTCAGCATGTGATATAATTGGTTTGGTGACATTTGTTGGCCGTGTTGAAAGAGTGAAGGGTAAAGGGAAAGGTAAGAGATGTTCTTATCTTGTCTGTTGCGTGGAAGTGGTTTTTGATAATTGAAAGAATTTATTTTGGTCGGTGATGTTCACCTTTTTAGGTCCAGAAAAGTACTGGACGTATCGCTGGGTACATGCAGTGGATGGAACATCTGACCATCCTTTTATTCTGGAGCTTTTTTCCACTTCTCAAGCAGAAATCTTCAGTCATATTTGTCCGAGTAAGTCAGCTGTGTCAAGTCTGCTGCCACACTGTAAGCATgccagtttttttaaaatatatcctCTATTCCATAGTGACCTACCTGGTTTGCACTCAGATGAGGGTTTGTCATGTGGAAGGCTCGTTGCCGTACCTCACGAGCAGCTGTGAGACTGAGACGTTCATCACAGGTTAGAACAAGCTGGAACAATAAGTACCTGATAATGTGGCAAATTGATTGTGTAAGTGAACTGTAAATGATGTGTCTAAACAACAGGTTACCATAAAGGTCAGCCGTACGTGAATGACCCCAGAGTGAAAAGCTTCATCCAGTGGACCAAGACTCTGAAGGACAATGTTGTCCTCCAGAAAACAGCTGTTGGTGGCTATTACCGCTACCCTCGCCCCCCAGCGATGTTTACACAGTCAATGGCTGATGGTGTGTGTAGTTGCATGTTAGCTTACATTGTTTTTCAGATCATGTGTTACAGCTTTATTTCATAAAATATATCGCCTTACTcgtgtttacatctttgtcctgcagcaaaaatgttttagtttcgTTGTCAGCATAGGTTCTGACTTTATTCTTTCCCTTCAGCTCAAGTTCCTCTGGTTGCTGCAGCTGATTTGAAGAGAGAGTTAGAAACCCTGCAGTACAGAGAACACAAGAAACTCGCAATCCAAGGTCAGATCGCAGCAGTGCAGTACATGGAAACTCCAGAGCCACAGGGACTAAAAGACAAAGAGGTGAACGACCTTATTTTAAATCGTCTTCCCAAAAGCAGTTGCCattaacaatataaaacaagTCAGCTGGTTTTCTGCAGGTGCCCAGTGCTTCCACTGATGTGTGTGATCAAACTGTGACGTACCCCAGTCATTCCTCAACAACAAAGCAGACTTTTGTGGAGAGTTTAACGTCTCACTGTACTGACAGCAGCTCTGAgagcagaaggaaaagaagaattCAAATAAGGTAGGATTGACTCCTGACTTTCAGATTTTTGAGCTTGATGCCGAgtcattatttaattttaacccATTCATTACATTTGATGTAACATGTTTTCCAGTAAAACCACACAATCCTCCTTGAATTGCGGTAACATTCCAGCTAAAAGGTAACAACAACTCAGCAGGTAACACAACATTTATGTATCAACCAGTCTGAGCTCATTTGTCTTCTGCAGGAACGCTGGACGTAAAAATACAAACGAGGGTGAAGAGCAGGCGGAAGAAGAGAGCAACTTTGCATTTGAGGAAGTTCAACAAGTGGGACTCAGTCTGCAAGCTGAAA of the Maylandia zebra isolate NMK-2024a linkage group LG10, Mzebra_GT3a, whole genome shotgun sequence genome contains:
- the radx gene encoding RPA-related protein RADX isoform X2 is translated as MEDNSSSSSVVSGVTQASFLQRTLERLSSTQSLKLKTEDAAPVAVIALQRYLSEQTKGQQLDSYSYDVTVTDGVWRAKCFLHPSLNHLVHSNSLKTGSEISITQCSFVYNERRLGHGYICIEQLRCAAKRSAVLARVNTVSSLPILVKQGMERSVVLQSDVPLQVSRKHYLSLWNNDDPEGDIWISGSPSADTVLDVSKVTLLSSLDSSFKNTWKPLPLLVKIIHKSRLRYYGKFGLKIDYPYQAYFEVADQSGTMSLVLWNELCPEFYQRLNVGTVLYLQNYTLKQSYSNRSRPQMDHHRMKTFNSVEICLNPRNPASVITVVSPKSILPQWGLPDISYQFTARSELEKLANNSACDIIGLVTFVGRVERVKGKGKGPEKYWTYRWVHAVDGTSDHPFILELFSTSQAEIFSHICPMTYLVCTQMRVCHVEGSLPYLTSSCETETFITGYHKGQPYVNDPRVKSFIQWTKTLKDNVVLQKTAVGGYYRYPRPPAMFTQSMADAQVPLVAAADLKRELETLQYREHKKLAIQGQIAAVQYMETPEPQGLKDKEVPSASTDVCDQTVTYPSHSSTTKQTFVESLTSHCTDSSSESRRKRRIQIRNAGRKNTNEGEEQAEEESNFAFEEVQQVGLSLQAENPNPDSNDLSWESSSWVRQQQEVSEHLCKGGLWQDSICRRFTLDEKNVLLQWSNLQPTRWTPLRTADALSPVLCPGFYHVTILGINKQIAVDAMYIPVVSSSEPQAVGLPQDPHGNTMLSCLSSGFLCPLSNTANNSEETLPRPEEILATASELEDTHVVCILDLCHLGGDKVEVMISKVYRLTEVSLD
- the radx gene encoding RPA-related protein RADX isoform X1, with translation MEDNSSSSSVVSGVTQASFLQRTLERLSSTQSLKLKTEDAAPVAVIALQRYLSEQTKGQQLDSYSYDVTVTDGVWRAKCFLHPSLNHLVHSNSLKTGSEISITQCSFVYNERRLGHGYICIEQLRCAAKRSAVLARVNTVSSLPILVKQGMERSVVLQSDVPLQVSRKHYLSLWNNDDPEGDIWISGSPSADTVLDVSKVTLLSSLDSSFKNTWKPLPLLVKIIHKSRLRYYGKFGLKIDYPYQAYFEVADQSGTMSLVLWNELCPEFYQRLNVGTVLYLQNYTLKQSYSNRSRPQMDHHRMKTFNSVEICLNPRNPASVITVVSPKSILPQWGLPDISYQFTARSELEKLANNSACDIIGLVTFVGRVERVKGKGKGPEKYWTYRWVHAVDGTSDHPFILELFSTSQAEIFSHICPMTYLVCTQMRVCHVEGSLPYLTSSCETETFITGYHKGQPYVNDPRVKSFIQWTKTLKDNVVLQKTAVGGYYRYPRPPAMFTQSMADAQVPLVAAADLKRELETLQYREHKKLAIQGQIAAVQYMETPEPQGLKDKEVPSASTDVCDQTVTYPSHSSTTKQTFVESLTSHCTDSSSESRRKRRIQISKTTQSSLNCGNIPAKRNAGRKNTNEGEEQAEEESNFAFEEVQQVGLSLQAENPNPDSNDLSWESSSWVRQQQEVSEHLCKGGLWQDSICRRFTLDEKNVLLQWSNLQPTRWTPLRTADALSPVLCPGFYHVTILGINKQIAVDAMYIPVVSSSEPQAVGLPQDPHGNTMLSCLSSGFLCPLSNTANNSEETLPRPEEILATASELEDTHVVCILDLCHLGGDKVEVMISKVYRLTEVSLD
- the radx gene encoding RPA-related protein RADX isoform X3, coding for MEDNSSSSSVVSGVTQASFLQRTLERLSSTQSLKLKTEDAAPVAVIALQRYLSEQTKGQQLDSYSYDVTVTDGVWRAKCFLHPSLNHLVHSNSLKTGSEISITQCSFVYNERRLGHGYICIEQLRCAAKRSAVLARVNTVSSLPILVKQGMERSVVLQSDVPLQVSRKHYLSLWNNDDPEGDIWISGSPSADTVLDVSKVTLLSSLDSSFKNTWKPLPLLVKIIHKSRLRYYGKFGLKIDYPYQAYFEVADQSGTMSLVLWNELCPEFYQRLNVGTVLYLQNYTLKQSYSNRSRPQMDHHRMKTFNSVEICLNPRNPASVITVVSPKSILPQWGLPDISYQFTARSELEKLANNSACDIIGLVTFVGRVERVKGKGKGPEKYWTYRWVHAVDGTSDHPFILELFSTSQAEIFSHICPMTYLVCTQMRVCHVEGSLPYLTSSCETETFITGYHKGQPYVNDPRVKSFIQWTKTLKDNVVLQKTAVGGYYRYPRPPAMFTQSMADAQVPLVAAADLKRELETLQYREHKKLAIQGQIAAVQYMETPEPQGLKDKEVPSASTDVCDQTVTYPSHSSTTKQTFVESLTSHCTDSSSESRRKRRIQISKTTQSSLNCGNIPAKRNAGRKNTNEGEEQAEEESNFAFEEVQQVGLSLQAENPNPDSNDLSWESSSWVRQQQEVSEHLCKGGLWQDSICRRFTLDEKNVLLQWSNLQPTRWTPLRTADALSPVLCPGFYHVTILAPASHRLWAFLRIHMATRCCPAFHLVSSVLSATLPTTVKRLFPGQRKSWQLPVSLKTHMSCASLTFVTWVEIRWKS